A genomic segment from Paraburkholderia hayleyella encodes:
- the cysD gene encoding sulfate adenylyltransferase subunit CysD, translated as MIPDLARTAPAPHASASSRMDHLDWLEAESIHILRELVAECSRPALLFSGGKDSVVVLHLALKAFGLGAQRKTTLPFPLVHIDTGHNYSEVIDFRDRRAAQIGAQLVVGHVEESIRRGTVRLRRATDSRNAAQAVTLLETIAEHGYTALIGGARRDEEKARAKERIFSFRDEFGQWDPKAQRPELWSLYNARLHQGEHLRVFPISNWTELDIWQYIAREQLELPSIYYAHQREIVRRNGLLVPVTPLTPLRDGETSETALVRFRTVGDISCTCPVASDADDVEKIIAETAVTEITERGATRMDDQTSEAAMEQRKKQGYF; from the coding sequence ATGATTCCTGATCTCGCTCGCACTGCCCCCGCGCCGCACGCCAGCGCCTCCAGCCGCATGGACCACCTCGACTGGCTCGAAGCGGAGTCGATTCACATCCTGCGCGAACTCGTTGCCGAATGCAGCCGCCCGGCGTTGCTGTTTTCAGGCGGTAAAGATTCCGTGGTGGTGCTGCATCTCGCGCTCAAGGCATTTGGCCTGGGCGCACAACGCAAAACCACGCTGCCGTTTCCGCTGGTGCATATCGACACCGGTCACAACTACAGCGAAGTGATTGATTTCCGTGACCGGCGTGCCGCGCAAATCGGCGCGCAACTTGTCGTGGGCCATGTCGAGGAGTCGATCCGGCGCGGCACCGTGCGCTTGCGCCGCGCCACTGATTCGCGTAACGCCGCGCAGGCCGTCACGCTGCTCGAAACCATCGCTGAACACGGCTATACCGCACTGATTGGCGGCGCACGCCGCGACGAAGAAAAAGCGCGGGCTAAAGAGCGCATCTTCTCGTTCCGCGATGAGTTTGGCCAGTGGGACCCCAAGGCCCAGCGTCCAGAACTCTGGAGCCTGTACAACGCCCGCTTGCATCAGGGTGAACACCTGCGCGTGTTTCCCATTTCCAACTGGACTGAGCTCGATATCTGGCAATACATCGCCCGTGAGCAGCTTGAGTTGCCCTCTATCTACTACGCGCATCAGCGCGAAATCGTGCGTCGCAATGGCCTGCTCGTGCCGGTCACGCCGCTTACACCGTTGCGCGATGGCGAAACCAGCGAAACCGCGTTAGTGCGGTTTCGCACCGTCGGCGACATTAGCTGCACTTGCCCCGTCGCCAGCGATGCCGACGACGTCGAGAAGATCATCGCCGAAACCGCCGTGACCGAAATCACCGAGCGCGGCGCGACCCGGATGGACGATCAGACCTCCGAAGCCGCGATGGAACAGCGCAAGAAACAAGGTTATTTCTAG
- a CDS encoding sulfate adenylyltransferase subunit 1 has protein sequence MNIDQPEDLGVLRFITAGSVDDGKSTLIGRLLYDSKAVLSDQLSALSRAKNKRTVGDEIDLSLLTDGLEAEREQGITIDVAYRYFATARRKFIIADTPGHEQYTRNMVTGASTAHAAIILIDATRITHEHDAHDAGGTARLLPQTRRHSAIVKLLGLQHVIVAVNKMDLVDYSEARFNEIREAYVALASQLGLTGVRFVPVSALKGDNIVRASERMPWYAGEPLLDVLEALPVELPTGQALRFPVQWVARQDGSQADDFRGYMGRIEAGEVKRGDAVVVLPANRAATIAEIIAPVPGGTAQVERAFAGQTVTLRLAEDIDVSRGDTFVLSTDAPTPAKKLEADLCWFDETPLSTQRKYLLKQTTHTVFARIGAIRQVLDVQTLLQATDRHELTMNDIGRVALTVQKPLVCDAYDSHPATGAFVLIDEATHHTVAAGMIRAYAA, from the coding sequence ATGAACATCGATCAACCTGAAGACCTCGGCGTGCTGCGCTTTATTACGGCGGGCAGCGTCGATGACGGTAAAAGCACGCTGATCGGCCGCCTGCTGTATGACAGCAAGGCCGTGTTGTCGGATCAGTTATCGGCGCTGTCACGGGCCAAAAACAAACGCACCGTTGGCGATGAAATTGATCTTTCGTTGCTGACCGATGGTCTTGAAGCGGAGCGCGAGCAAGGCATTACGATCGACGTCGCCTATCGCTACTTCGCTACCGCGCGGCGCAAGTTCATCATTGCCGACACCCCCGGCCACGAGCAGTACACCCGCAACATGGTGACGGGCGCCTCGACCGCGCACGCTGCAATCATTCTGATTGACGCCACGCGTATCACTCACGAGCACGATGCCCACGATGCAGGGGGCACCGCGCGATTACTGCCGCAAACCCGGCGTCATAGCGCGATCGTCAAGCTGCTCGGCTTGCAGCATGTGATCGTCGCGGTCAACAAGATGGATCTGGTCGATTACAGCGAAGCGCGCTTCAATGAAATCCGTGAAGCGTATGTCGCGCTGGCCAGTCAGCTCGGGCTGACTGGGGTGCGTTTCGTGCCCGTCTCGGCCCTGAAGGGCGACAACATCGTCAGGGCCAGCGAACGCATGCCGTGGTATGCGGGCGAGCCTTTGCTCGATGTGCTGGAAGCGCTGCCTGTTGAGTTGCCAACCGGTCAGGCGCTGCGCTTTCCGGTGCAATGGGTCGCGCGTCAGGACGGCAGCCAGGCCGATGATTTTCGTGGCTACATGGGCCGCATCGAAGCGGGCGAAGTGAAGCGGGGCGATGCGGTTGTCGTGCTGCCCGCAAACCGTGCCGCGACCATCGCCGAGATCATCGCCCCCGTGCCAGGCGGCACCGCCCAGGTGGAGCGCGCGTTTGCCGGGCAGACCGTGACCTTGCGGCTGGCCGAAGACATCGATGTCTCGCGCGGCGACACGTTTGTGCTGTCCACCGACGCTCCCACGCCCGCGAAGAAACTCGAAGCCGATCTGTGCTGGTTCGACGAAACGCCGCTTTCGACGCAACGCAAATATCTGCTGAAGCAAACCACCCACACGGTGTTCGCGCGGATTGGCGCGATTCGCCAGGTGCTCGATGTGCAGACGTTGCTGCAAGCGACCGACCGCCATGAACTCACGATGAACGACATTGGCCGCGTTGCGCTGACCGTGCAAAAGCCGCTGGTGTGCGACGCCTACGATTCGCATCCGGCTACTGGCGCCTTCGTCCTGATCGACGAAGCCACGCATCATACGGTTGCCGCGGGCATGATCCGGGCGTATGCCGCTTGA
- the cobA gene encoding uroporphyrinogen-III C-methyltransferase, whose amino-acid sequence MGKVYLVGAGPGAADLITVRGARLLAAADLVLHDALVEPAMLEHAPGARKIAVGKRCGQRSTAQQFINRQIIDAAQRHAIVVRLKGGDPMLFGRADEEMRALEAAGIEYEVVPGITAALAGAASLKRSLTLRGVSRSVALATHSRAADTVAIREQVNADSLVFYMGRDSAPEIAQQLIAAGRPGTTPVALVEACSTPRERVLTLTLAALAAGAALTWLDAAQPSLLMIGEAFAARGAVASAAVAVEPAVQPGMSRAA is encoded by the coding sequence ATGGGCAAGGTGTATCTAGTGGGCGCAGGGCCTGGCGCGGCGGACCTCATTACGGTGCGCGGCGCGCGTTTGCTGGCGGCGGCGGACCTTGTGCTGCACGACGCGCTGGTCGAGCCCGCCATGCTTGAACATGCGCCAGGGGCACGCAAGATCGCCGTGGGGAAACGTTGCGGTCAGCGCTCCACGGCGCAGCAGTTCATCAACCGGCAGATCATCGACGCCGCACAACGGCATGCGATTGTCGTGCGCTTGAAGGGCGGCGATCCGATGCTGTTTGGCCGCGCTGACGAAGAAATGCGTGCGCTCGAAGCCGCGGGCATCGAGTACGAAGTCGTGCCGGGGATTACGGCCGCGCTGGCGGGGGCTGCCTCGCTCAAGCGCTCCCTGACGTTGCGTGGCGTGTCGCGCAGTGTGGCGCTGGCCACGCATAGCCGCGCTGCCGATACCGTAGCGATCCGCGAGCAAGTGAATGCGGATTCGCTGGTGTTCTATATGGGCCGCGACAGTGCGCCCGAGATCGCGCAGCAACTGATTGCGGCCGGGCGGCCGGGTACGACGCCGGTGGCGCTGGTTGAAGCGTGCAGCACGCCGCGCGAGCGGGTGCTGACGTTGACGCTGGCTGCGCTTGCGGCGGGCGCGGCGCTCACGTGGCTGGATGCGGCCCAGCCGAGCCTGCTGATGATCGGTGAGGCGTTTGCGGCGCGGGGCGCGGTGGCTTCGGCTGCCGTTGCGGTTGAGCCCGCTGTCCAGCCTGGGATGTCGCGCGCGGCTTGA
- a CDS encoding sirohydrochlorin chelatase — protein sequence MTPATLKPHGIVLFGHGAREPRWAEPFARLAEKLRAARGTAGPVSLAFLELMQPDLPHAIAAQVQEGCRTITVVPVFFGQGAHVRRDLPAVLEQCRAAHPKVTIHCALTIGEDETVLDALAGYCLRQI from the coding sequence ATGACGCCCGCCACCCTGAAGCCGCACGGCATCGTTTTATTTGGGCATGGTGCGCGCGAGCCGCGTTGGGCCGAACCGTTTGCCCGGCTAGCGGAAAAATTACGGGCCGCACGCGGTACGGCCGGGCCGGTATCGCTCGCGTTTCTTGAACTGATGCAGCCCGACTTGCCGCACGCGATTGCCGCACAGGTACAGGAAGGCTGCCGCACCATCACCGTGGTCCCTGTGTTTTTCGGCCAGGGCGCTCATGTGCGGCGCGATTTGCCTGCCGTGCTTGAGCAGTGCCGCGCCGCGCACCCGAAGGTGACGATCCATTGCGCGCTCACCATCGGCGAAGACGAAACCGTGCTCGATGCACTCGCCGGATATTGCCTGCGGCAAATCTGA
- the lptG gene encoding LPS export ABC transporter permease LptG: MRLYEKYFARQIYLTFIFILFAFSGLFFFFDLINELNSVGHGNYRLGYAVLRVTLQTPSRFYEIIPVAALISAIYVFAQMAANSEYTIFRVSGLATNQALRSLLKIGIPLVFLTYLIGEVIGPYTDQLSERVRLEAMGSSVSSNFESGVWVKDTLTARADGAQVTRFVNVGELKPDSTISNVRIYEFDPQFRLSNVRIAQSGTYRPPGHWQLTGVTDTQLLDVAPLRGKPTDALNPVYQAKQIALPEYLLRSELTPQILSVLLVSPERMSMFNLFRYIQHLTENHQDSQRYEIALWRKLLYPFAVFVMLVLSLPFAYLHTRAGVVGIKVFGGIMLGMSFQLINTLFSHIGTLNTWPAPLTAATPGLIYLALGLIGLKWVDRH; this comes from the coding sequence ATGCGTCTGTATGAAAAATATTTCGCGCGCCAGATCTACCTGACGTTCATCTTCATCCTGTTCGCGTTTTCCGGGCTGTTTTTCTTTTTCGACCTGATCAACGAGCTGAACTCCGTCGGCCATGGCAATTACCGCCTGGGCTATGCGGTGCTGCGCGTCACGCTGCAAACCCCTTCGCGCTTTTACGAAATCATTCCCGTGGCCGCGTTGATTAGCGCCATCTACGTCTTCGCCCAGATGGCGGCCAACTCCGAATACACCATTTTTCGTGTCTCAGGGCTGGCGACCAACCAGGCGTTGCGCTCACTCCTGAAGATCGGCATTCCGCTGGTGTTTCTCACCTACCTGATCGGCGAAGTGATCGGGCCTTACACCGACCAGCTCTCCGAACGGGTGCGTCTTGAGGCGATGGGCTCATCCGTTTCGAGCAATTTCGAATCCGGCGTCTGGGTCAAGGACACCCTCACCGCCCGTGCCGATGGCGCGCAGGTCACGCGTTTTGTCAACGTCGGAGAACTCAAGCCTGATTCGACTATCAGCAACGTGCGCATTTACGAATTCGACCCGCAGTTCCGTTTGTCGAACGTGCGCATTGCCCAAAGCGGCACCTACCGGCCCCCAGGCCACTGGCAACTCACGGGCGTCACCGACACGCAACTGCTGGATGTCGCACCGTTGCGCGGCAAGCCCACCGATGCCCTGAATCCGGTTTATCAGGCGAAACAAATCGCGCTGCCCGAGTATTTGCTGCGCTCGGAGCTGACGCCGCAAATCCTCTCGGTACTGCTGGTGTCGCCAGAACGCATGTCGATGTTCAACCTCTTTCGCTACATCCAGCATTTGACGGAAAACCATCAGGACAGCCAGCGCTACGAAATCGCGCTCTGGCGCAAGCTGCTGTACCCGTTCGCGGTATTCGTGATGCTGGTGCTGTCGTTGCCCTTTGCCTATTTGCATACACGCGCAGGCGTGGTGGGCATCAAGGTGTTCGGCGGCATCATGCTGGGCATGAGTTTTCAGTTGATCAACACGCTTTTTTCCCACATCGGCACGCTCAATACCTGGCCTGCACCGCTCACCGCCGCCACGCCGGGCCTGATCTATCTCGCACTCGGGCTCATCGGCCTGAAGTGGGTCGACCGGCATTAA
- the lptF gene encoding LPS export ABC transporter permease LptF: MIFERSLQRELAYTAGAVFMVLLTLVLTTMMIRIVGFAASGEIDPRDVLVLIGLTVIGYLAIMLVATLFISILFVLTRWYKDSEMVVWFASGVSLTRFIKPIGIFATPIILLIVFFVFVGWPWSNQQNKLIRARFQQRDEVSLLAPGQFRESAASHRVFFIEKMSPDQGHVENVFVTGTENGKVNLVVSKNGHTETHKNGDRFVVLENGRRYDGEPGHPNFRIMEFERYGVKIQSQPVVNAPSTTGTPTLELLRNPTRNNLAELAWRAGLPLIAINLMLLAIPLAHQNPRRSRTINLVMAVLIYLTYSNLLNVVQSWIEQGKLSFGVGLVGLHLIVAAVVAFIFWLRVRNRPLFSRTSRTSRTRQHRASRGA, translated from the coding sequence ATGATTTTCGAACGCTCCCTCCAGCGCGAACTCGCGTATACGGCTGGTGCCGTGTTCATGGTGCTTCTCACGCTCGTGCTCACGACGATGATGATCCGCATCGTCGGTTTTGCCGCTTCAGGCGAAATCGATCCACGCGATGTGCTGGTTCTCATCGGCCTCACCGTGATCGGCTATCTGGCGATCATGCTGGTCGCCACCCTGTTTATCTCCATCCTGTTCGTGCTGACGCGCTGGTACAAGGATTCCGAGATGGTCGTCTGGTTTGCCTCGGGCGTCAGTCTCACGCGCTTCATCAAACCCATTGGCATTTTTGCCACCCCAATCATCCTTCTCATCGTGTTTTTCGTGTTCGTGGGCTGGCCCTGGTCGAATCAGCAAAACAAGCTGATTCGTGCGCGGTTTCAGCAACGCGACGAGGTTTCGTTGCTCGCGCCCGGGCAATTTCGTGAATCCGCCGCGAGCCACCGGGTGTTCTTCATCGAGAAAATGTCGCCCGACCAGGGCCACGTCGAAAATGTCTTCGTCACGGGCACCGAGAACGGCAAGGTCAACCTGGTCGTGTCCAAAAATGGCCACACTGAAACCCATAAAAACGGTGACCGTTTTGTCGTGCTCGAAAATGGCCGGCGCTACGATGGCGAACCCGGCCATCCGAATTTCCGCATCATGGAGTTCGAGCGCTACGGCGTGAAAATCCAGAGCCAGCCGGTCGTCAACGCACCCAGCACAACCGGCACACCCACGCTCGAACTATTGCGCAACCCGACACGCAACAACCTCGCCGAACTCGCCTGGCGCGCAGGTCTGCCACTGATCGCCATCAACCTGATGCTGCTGGCGATCCCGCTGGCGCACCAGAACCCGCGCCGCAGCCGCACGATCAACCTGGTGATGGCCGTGCTGATCTATCTGACTTATTCAAACCTGCTCAACGTCGTGCAATCGTGGATCGAGCAAGGCAAACTGTCGTTTGGCGTCGGGCTCGTCGGGCTACATCTCATCGTGGCGGCTGTGGTGGCGTTTATTTTCTGGCTGCGAGTGCGCAACCGGCCGCTCTTTTCACGCACTTCACGCACTTCACGCACGCGGCAGCACCGTGCATCGCGGGGGGCTTAA
- a CDS encoding leucyl aminopeptidase: MDFSIKACDWNKGSTNGFAAGKSDCIVIGIFESQTLFGAAREIDKATKGLLTRLIKAGDMDGKNGTTLFLHEVPGIGASRVLLVGLGKQDAFSQKAYGDAVRAAWRALLGTQLAQVTFTLAQLPVQERAASWCVRAAIVALRELSYKFTQLKSQADHSPRSLKRVMFSVDAGDEKAARIAAKHGAALGNGMDLTRDLGNLPGNVCTPTYLANTAKKLAKDWNLKVEVLGQKRLEALKMGSFLSVTRGSVEPPQFIVLQYQGAAAKAAPVVLVGKGITFDSGGISLKPGEGMDEMKYDMCGAGSVLGTLRAVAEMGLKLNVVGIIPTCENMPSGHATKPGDIVTSMSGLTIEVLNTDAEGRLILCDALTYAARFKPAAVIDIATLTGACIIALGHHNSGLFSKDDALAGELLDASKEACDPAWRLPLDDEYQEQLKSNFADLANIGGRPAGSVTAACFLSRFTGAYPWAHLDIAGTAWKSGAAKGATGRPVPLLAQFLIDRAGQ; encoded by the coding sequence ATGGACTTTAGCATAAAAGCCTGTGACTGGAACAAAGGCTCGACAAACGGCTTTGCCGCCGGAAAATCCGATTGCATCGTCATCGGGATATTCGAGTCGCAGACGCTCTTTGGCGCTGCACGCGAGATCGACAAGGCCACCAAAGGCCTTTTGACCCGCCTCATCAAGGCGGGCGACATGGACGGAAAAAACGGCACCACGCTGTTTTTGCATGAAGTGCCGGGCATCGGCGCCTCGCGCGTGCTGCTCGTGGGGCTGGGCAAGCAGGATGCCTTCAGTCAAAAGGCCTACGGCGATGCGGTGCGGGCGGCATGGCGCGCGTTGCTGGGCACCCAGCTCGCTCAGGTGACGTTCACGCTGGCGCAATTGCCGGTGCAAGAGCGTGCCGCTAGCTGGTGCGTGCGCGCCGCCATCGTCGCGTTGCGCGAACTGTCGTATAAATTCACCCAGTTGAAAAGCCAGGCCGATCACAGCCCGCGTTCGCTTAAGCGCGTCATGTTCAGCGTTGACGCGGGCGACGAAAAAGCGGCGCGCATCGCCGCCAAACACGGCGCGGCGTTGGGCAATGGCATGGATCTCACCCGTGATCTCGGCAATTTGCCGGGCAACGTCTGCACCCCCACTTATCTGGCGAACACCGCGAAAAAACTGGCCAAAGACTGGAACCTGAAAGTCGAGGTGCTGGGCCAAAAGCGCCTTGAAGCGCTGAAAATGGGTTCGTTTTTATCGGTGACACGCGGCTCGGTTGAACCACCGCAATTCATCGTCCTGCAGTATCAGGGCGCGGCGGCCAAGGCTGCGCCGGTGGTGCTGGTCGGCAAGGGCATTACGTTCGATAGCGGTGGCATTTCGCTCAAGCCTGGCGAGGGCATGGACGAAATGAAGTACGACATGTGCGGCGCGGGCTCCGTGCTCGGCACGCTGCGCGCCGTGGCGGAGATGGGGCTGAAGCTCAATGTGGTCGGTATTATTCCGACTTGCGAGAACATGCCCTCGGGCCATGCCACCAAGCCTGGCGATATCGTCACCAGCATGTCGGGCCTCACGATCGAAGTGCTGAACACCGATGCCGAAGGGCGCCTGATTTTGTGCGATGCGCTGACTTACGCGGCGCGCTTCAAACCCGCTGCCGTGATTGATATCGCCACGCTGACGGGCGCTTGCATCATCGCGCTGGGTCACCATAACAGCGGGCTTTTTTCGAAAGACGATGCGCTGGCGGGTGAATTGCTCGATGCCTCAAAAGAAGCCTGCGATCCCGCCTGGCGCTTGCCGCTCGATGACGAATATCAGGAGCAGCTCAAGTCGAATTTCGCCGATCTGGCCAATATTGGTGGCCGGCCGGCGGGCAGCGTGACGGCGGCATGCTTCCTCTCGCGCTTCACCGGGGCGTATCCGTGGGCTCACCTCGATATCGCGGGCACAGCCTGGAAGAGCGGTGCGGCCAAGGGGGCGACGGGCCGTCCGGTACCGCTGCTCGCGCAGTTCCTGATCGACCGCGCGGGGCAATAA
- a CDS encoding DNA polymerase III subunit chi — translation MTRIDFHSNVGDALLYACRLVRKAYQAGQPLVVLAEGPRLRAFDERLWTFAPLDFVPHCMADNALAAQTPVVLTEQLDDVPPYPVLLNLGASVPPQFARFERLLEVVGDTPSDLAAGRDRYRFYRDRGYPLNNYKQGDQASGREQA, via the coding sequence GTGACGCGCATCGATTTTCATTCGAACGTGGGGGATGCGTTGCTGTATGCATGCCGCCTCGTGCGCAAGGCGTATCAGGCTGGCCAGCCGCTTGTCGTCCTGGCTGAAGGCCCGCGCCTGCGCGCGTTCGACGAGCGGTTGTGGACCTTCGCACCGCTCGATTTCGTGCCGCATTGCATGGCGGACAACGCGCTGGCCGCGCAAACCCCCGTGGTGCTGACTGAACAGCTTGACGATGTGCCGCCTTATCCGGTGTTGTTGAATCTGGGGGCTAGCGTGCCGCCGCAATTCGCCCGCTTCGAGCGCTTGCTGGAAGTGGTGGGCGATACCCCCAGTGATCTGGCCGCAGGTCGTGACCGTTATCGTTTTTATCGTGATCGCGGTTATCCGCTGAACAATTACAAGCAGGGCGATCAGGCCTCGGGGCGCGAGCAGGCCTGA
- a CDS encoding DUF2486 family protein, with amino-acid sequence MSDSSDSLDSPIPVLTDILVVGDPVRGAPEPGAAEAVMSPAVPEMDVAAAAVASPAVSSVQAPDLYLALNADLLAERLQGRCMSYLTGEGREAVEARCRDLLQDQTQWLVNQITREVALSLETKMAEWVREAVHEELAVRLAEMPAGPKTNAEG; translated from the coding sequence GTGTCTGATTCGTCTGATTCTCTCGATTCCCCGATTCCGGTTCTGACCGATATCCTGGTCGTGGGCGATCCCGTGCGCGGCGCGCCGGAACCTGGCGCGGCCGAGGCCGTGATGTCTCCCGCCGTGCCTGAAATGGACGTGGCGGCAGCCGCCGTGGCGTCCCCCGCCGTCTCATCCGTTCAGGCGCCCGATCTTTACCTTGCGCTCAACGCCGACCTGCTGGCCGAGCGGCTTCAGGGACGCTGCATGAGTTATCTGACGGGGGAAGGGCGCGAGGCGGTCGAAGCCCGCTGTCGTGACCTGCTGCAAGACCAGACCCAATGGCTCGTCAACCAGATCACGCGTGAAGTCGCGCTCTCGCTCGAAACTAAAATGGCGGAGTGGGTACGCGAGGCGGTGCATGAAGAGCTGGCTGTGCGTCTGGCAGAAATGCCTGCGGGACCAAAGACTAACGCGGAGGGCTAA
- a CDS encoding c-type cytochrome yields the protein MKPMLFAALTLASVLLSGVASQNASAQGLMLAQQQNCMSCHAIDRTSMGPALRDVAQRYASRDDAQAYLARKITEGSTSLWGPVPMPANTQLTPEQAATLASWILSLK from the coding sequence ATGAAACCAATGTTGTTTGCCGCACTCACGCTAGCGAGTGTTCTGTTGTCTGGCGTTGCCTCACAAAACGCTTCGGCGCAAGGTCTGATGCTCGCCCAGCAGCAAAACTGCATGAGCTGCCACGCCATAGATCGCACTTCAATGGGCCCCGCGCTACGCGACGTAGCCCAACGCTATGCCTCGCGCGACGATGCGCAGGCCTATCTCGCCCGCAAAATCACCGAAGGCAGTACCAGCCTCTGGGGCCCAGTGCCAATGCCCGCCAACACGCAACTCACCCCTGAACAGGCCGCCACGCTGGCTAGCTGGATCCTCTCGCTCAAATAA
- a CDS encoding LysR family transcriptional regulator yields the protein MPPVSATPDLRQLRYFVAVAEEKHFGRAAARLLMTQPPLSQAIRALEESLGVALFARTRRSVELTAVGADLLPEVQRLLADADALRPLAQSLAHGEAGRLSLAFVSTADYGLLPLLLRDFGARYPRVRLQLTEATSDVQIDELIAGRIDAGLVIAPLPPRHAAQLSWLALAREPLVIALSTEHAARVAPDGPAGTEWHDTPVSLHDVGQIPLVIFPRHLAPGFYDIIMGCYRVAGLTPSIGQEAIQMQTIVSLVSAGMGVALVPQSLRNLRRTGVVYRPLRESVPAIETGLVWRTAHVSPVLAGFIDIVRAHAGSAP from the coding sequence ATGCCTCCTGTGAGCGCTACTCCTGATTTGCGCCAGTTACGTTATTTCGTCGCGGTGGCCGAGGAAAAACACTTCGGCCGCGCGGCGGCGCGCCTTCTGATGACTCAGCCGCCGCTTTCGCAGGCGATTCGCGCGCTGGAAGAGTCGCTGGGGGTGGCGCTTTTTGCCCGCACCCGGCGCTCGGTCGAACTGACGGCCGTTGGGGCTGACTTGTTGCCGGAGGTGCAGCGGCTGCTGGCCGATGCCGACGCTTTGCGCCCGCTGGCGCAAAGCCTGGCCCATGGCGAAGCGGGGCGCTTGTCGCTGGCGTTTGTATCGACGGCGGATTACGGGCTGCTGCCGTTGCTGCTGCGCGACTTTGGCGCACGCTACCCACGCGTGCGCTTGCAGCTCACCGAAGCCACCAGCGATGTGCAGATCGACGAGCTGATTGCGGGCCGTATCGACGCGGGGCTGGTGATTGCGCCATTGCCACCACGCCATGCCGCGCAACTGTCGTGGCTGGCGCTCGCGCGCGAGCCCCTTGTGATTGCGCTGTCGACTGAGCATGCGGCACGCGTGGCACCCGATGGGCCCGCCGGCACGGAGTGGCATGACACCCCGGTGAGCCTGCACGATGTAGGGCAGATACCGCTCGTGATCTTTCCCAGACATTTGGCGCCGGGTTTTTATGACATCATCATGGGCTGCTATCGCGTTGCAGGCCTGACGCCGTCTATTGGTCAGGAAGCGATCCAGATGCAGACCATCGTGAGTCTCGTTTCGGCGGGTATGGGCGTGGCACTTGTGCCGCAGTCGCTGCGCAACTTGCGCCGCACGGGGGTGGTATACCGGCCGCTGCGCGAATCAGTGCCTGCGATCGAAACCGGCCTGGTCTGGCGCACGGCGCATGTCAGCCCCGTGCTCGCAGGCTTTATCGACATCGTGCGCGCCCATGCGGGCAGTGCGCCCTGA
- the lgt gene encoding prolipoprotein diacylglyceryl transferase translates to MLIHPNFDPIALHLGPLAVRWYGLMYLVAFISAIVVARLRLRLPFVAAQGWTRKDIDDMLFYGVLGTVLGGRLGYVLFYKASFYFAHPLDIFKVWEGGMSFHGGFLGVTLAMVLFARQRQRTWLQVTDFVAPMVPAGLAAGRLGNFINGELWGRVTDPAAPWAMLFPSAANEDASWFVMHPHLLLQWNLGAVYAQYHLLPRHPSQLYEIALEGVVLFLVLWFFSSKPRPVGAISAVFLIGYGLARFIVEFAREPDDFLGLLALGFSMGQWLSLPMVFAGVMMLLWAYRRVRQTSVPGPG, encoded by the coding sequence ATGCTCATTCATCCGAATTTCGATCCCATCGCCCTTCATCTGGGGCCGCTTGCGGTGCGCTGGTATGGCCTGATGTACCTGGTGGCTTTTATCTCGGCGATTGTCGTCGCGCGTTTGCGGCTGCGGCTGCCGTTTGTGGCCGCGCAAGGCTGGACCCGCAAGGATATCGACGACATGCTGTTTTACGGCGTGCTCGGCACGGTGCTGGGCGGGCGCCTCGGTTATGTGCTGTTTTACAAGGCGAGTTTTTACTTCGCTCATCCGCTCGATATCTTCAAGGTCTGGGAAGGCGGCATGTCGTTTCATGGCGGCTTTCTGGGCGTGACGCTGGCGATGGTGCTTTTTGCCCGGCAGCGGCAGCGCACGTGGCTGCAAGTGACGGACTTCGTCGCGCCGATGGTGCCTGCGGGGCTGGCGGCGGGGCGCCTCGGCAACTTTATCAATGGCGAGCTATGGGGGCGCGTGACCGATCCGGCCGCGCCCTGGGCGATGCTGTTTCCCAGCGCGGCCAACGAAGACGCAAGCTGGTTCGTCATGCATCCGCACCTGCTGCTGCAATGGAACCTTGGCGCGGTGTATGCGCAATATCATTTGCTGCCGCGCCATCCATCGCAGTTGTACGAGATCGCGCTGGAAGGGGTCGTGCTGTTTCTCGTGCTGTGGTTTTTCTCGAGCAAGCCGCGCCCGGTGGGCGCGATCTCCGCGGTGTTCCTGATTGGCTATGGGCTCGCCCGCTTTATCGTTGAATTTGCCCGCGAGCCGGATGATTTTCTCGGCTTGCTTGCGCTGGGTTTTTCGATGGGGCAATGGCTGTCGCTGCCGATGGTGTTCGCTGGCGTCATGATGCTGCTGTGGGCGTACCGGCGTGTCCGGCAAACGAGCGTGCCAGGCCCTGGCTGA